The Mycobacterium riyadhense sequence CTTCGCACCCGCCGGCGACTTCTGCCACGGGCTGTTGCACCCGGATCTCATGGGACCCAATCGTCCTGGGCCCAAGGGGTTTCTGGACTGTCCGATTCCGATTGACGGCCTGTATTTGGGCAGCGCCGGATGCCATGGCGGCCCGGGCATTACCTTCACGCCCGGTTACAACGCCGCCTTTCAGGCAATCGATGACATGGCGCCCCGGTAATGCCGTCGCGTCAGCCTTCGAATGTTCCAGTGAGCTGGGCCTGCGCGGTGGCCGCTTGTGCTATCGCCTGCGCCGCTTGCACCCCCGCGAGTCCCGAAGGGAGTTCGAACGTATTCGGCAACTGGTAGAGGGTAAACCGGTAGTGATGCGTCCCCGTACCGGCCGGCGGGCAGGGCCCGGTGTACGCGGCCTGACCAGCCGAATTCGGCAGGCTGATCCCGCCACCTGGAGTCTGACCATCGGCGGTCCTACCCGAACCGAAGGCAATTCCGGCCACGATCCAGTGGACGAACAGCCCGCCTCGGGCATCGGGGTCGTCAACCACCAGTGCCGCGCCCAACGGCGCCGACCACGTCAACGGTGGCGCTACATTTGCCCCCTTGCAGGTGTACTGCGCTGGGATCGGAGCGCCATCGCTGAACGCGGGGCTGGCGATCGTCAACGGATCAGTCGTCGGCGCCGCCGCGACAGTGGTGTCGCCGCAGACGGCTAGCACCGCCAGCAGGGCCAAACCGACGCCGGCCCACATCGTCCTGTTCTTCATATAGAACATCTTCGCGAAGCCAGTCCAATTATGGAACCAGCACGACCTTGCCGATGTTCTCCCGCGCGGCAAGAATCCGGTGCGCCGTGGGCGCTTCGGCGAACGGCACCGCCGCGTGAACGATCGGCGCGAGCGTACCGTCAAGCACCTTGGTCAGCGGCGCGATCCAGGGTTCGATCGAGCCACGGTCGTCCCACAACCGCAGCATGTTCAGCCCGATCACCGTTTTCGACTCCTCAAGTTGCTTCATCAGGTTGAAGCCTCGCAGCATGGACAATGCGTGTGGGGCAATCCTGCGCAACGATCGCTTCTCACCCTGTTGCATATTCGAAATCCCATAGCCCACAAGCCTTCCGCCTGGGCGGAGCAGATCATAGGACCGCCGCAGTGACGTCCCGCCAAGTGCATCGAGCACGAGGTCATACGGTTCGAGGCCTTTCCACCAGCCATCGCGGCGGTAATCGATCGCACGGTCAACGCCCAATTCGGCAAGCTTTCGGTGCTTTCCGGGCGACGCGGTGCCGTGCACTTCGGCTCCGGCGGCCTTGGCGAACTGAATGGCCGCGATGCCCACCCCGCCAGCCGCGGCATGAATCAGCACCCGCTCCCCGGCGCGCAACGACCCATAGCCATGTAGAGCCGCCCACGCGGTCGAGTAGTTGACCGGGATGGCGGCGCCTTGTTCGAAGCTCAGCGCATCGGGCAGTGGCACCGAGTCGGCGGCGGCCACGTTGACAATTTCGGCATAGCCGCCGAATCGGGTACCGGCCAAGACTCGTTCGCCGACGCGATTCGCATCGACGCCGTCGCCAACGGCCTCCACCGTTCCGGAAACTTCGTAGCCCACCACCGCCGGAAGCTTGGGTGCGTCTGGATAAAGACCGACACGGGCGAGGTGGTCGGCGAAGTTCACCCCCGCAGCGCGAACGACGATCCGCAGCTGACCCGGGCCCGGTGGAGGCGGGTCGGGCCGTTGCTGCACCTGCAAGACCGATGGATCGCCGTGCTTGGTGATGACGACTGTGCGCATTGTGTTCCTTCCTAATGGGTTGTCTCTCAGATTGCGTCGGCGAGATCAAAGCCGGTGTGCTCCACGACAACCAGTCGCCACATTCTCGCCAGAGGCGCAGCCACGAATTGATCTACCCGGATCGTCGCGGGGGCCGACGCCTCGGTCATTCCAGCTTCTCTGCCGTCTCGGCGAGAGCGGCCAGTCGCGCACGCCAGAACTTTTCGAACGGATGCAACCACTCGCCGAGTTCGGCCAGTGGTTCTGCAGTCAGCCGATAGATGCGCCGGCGTCCTTGCGGCTGGTCGTCCACTAGGCCGGCTTCCCGCAACACCTTGAGGTGCTCGGCGACGGCCGGGCGACTGAGCGCGAACCGCTCACTGAGTTCGCCGGCGGAAAGTGGCTGCCGGCACAGCATTTCAAGCAGCTTGCGACGCACTGGATTAGCCAGCGCCGCGAACACACGGTCGCAGATACGGTCGCAGCTGGCCACGCCGGGAACTATATGTCGGAAATTCCCGACATGTCAACAATTTCCGACGCGTTGGGGCTCAGTGCCAGTCAGGGGCCAATCAGGGGCCGATCAGCTGCCGGCAAACCACGCCGTCACCACGGTGCGAGTC is a genomic window containing:
- a CDS encoding YbhB/YbcL family Raf kinase inhibitor-like protein; the encoded protein is MWAGVGLALLAVLAVCGDTTVAAAPTTDPLTIASPAFSDGAPIPAQYTCKGANVAPPLTWSAPLGAALVVDDPDARGGLFVHWIVAGIAFGSGRTADGQTPGGGISLPNSAGQAAYTGPCPPAGTGTHHYRFTLYQLPNTFELPSGLAGVQAAQAIAQAATAQAQLTGTFEG
- a CDS encoding zinc-binding dehydrogenase is translated as MRTVVITKHGDPSVLQVQQRPDPPPPGPGQLRIVVRAAGVNFADHLARVGLYPDAPKLPAVVGYEVSGTVEAVGDGVDANRVGERVLAGTRFGGYAEIVNVAAADSVPLPDALSFEQGAAIPVNYSTAWAALHGYGSLRAGERVLIHAAAGGVGIAAIQFAKAAGAEVHGTASPGKHRKLAELGVDRAIDYRRDGWWKGLEPYDLVLDALGGTSLRRSYDLLRPGGRLVGYGISNMQQGEKRSLRRIAPHALSMLRGFNLMKQLEESKTVIGLNMLRLWDDRGSIEPWIAPLTKVLDGTLAPIVHAAVPFAEAPTAHRILAARENIGKVVLVP
- a CDS encoding ArsR/SmtB family transcription factor; the protein is MASCDRICDRVFAALANPVRRKLLEMLCRQPLSAGELSERFALSRPAVAEHLKVLREAGLVDDQPQGRRRIYRLTAEPLAELGEWLHPFEKFWRARLAALAETAEKLE